The following is a genomic window from Neurospora crassa OR74A linkage group III, whole genome shotgun sequence.
AGCTTCATGAGGATGGACTCGGTGGCCATGAAGGGCAGCTCCTGGTCAATGTGGGCGCGGACGACGGAGGGGTAGACGACCAGGCCGTTGGTGACGTTGTCGAGCGCGAGCAGGATCGAGTCGGCCAGCAAAAACATCTCGGGGATGTCCATGCGGCGGATGGCCGAGTCGTCGAGCGTGCGCTCGAACCACTGCGCCTTGAAGGTGTTGCTGAAGTTGACGGGCAGGTTGGCCAGCTTGCGGGAGAGGGCGGCGATACGCTCGGAGCGCATGGGGTTGCGCTTGTACGCCATGGCCGAGCTGCCGATCTGCGACTTCTCAAAGGgttcctccatctccttgaGGTTGGCCAGGTGGCGGATGTCCGAGGCGATGCGCTCGGCGGTGGCGCCGATGGCGCACACGGCGTTGGCGACGCGGAGGTCGACCTTGCGGGTGTAGGTCTGCGTGGAGATGGGGTAGGTGGAGGGGAAGCCGGCCTTCTTGCAGAGGATCTTGTTGAGCTCGACGATCTTGTCGGCGTCACCCTCAAAGAGCTCGAGGAAGGTAGCCTGCGAGCCGGTGGTGCCCTGAGCGCCGCGGAACTGGAGGCGCTCGCGGACGGTCTCGATGTCCTCGAGGTCCATAACGAGCTCCTGGATCCACTGGCAGGCGCGCTTGCCGATGGTGATGAGCTGGGCGGGCTGGTAGTGGGTGAAGCCCAGGGTGGGGGTGTCCTTGTACTTGAGGGCGAACTCCTTGAGGTTCTGGATGACCTTGGCCAGCTTAGGGAGGATGAGGTCAAGAGCCTTCTGGATGAAGATCAAGTCGGCGTTGTCGGTGACTGTTTCAACTAGTCAGCATGGTTCGTTCCCAAAAGGGATTA
Proteins encoded in this region:
- the ad-4 gene encoding adenylosuccinate lyase yields the protein MSSYDKYQTPLATRYASQEMMSIFSARTRASTWRQLWVWLAEAEKELGLNIPDEAIQQMREHVTVSDKAFDVAREYENKFRHDVMAHVHAYGEDAPAAAGHIHLGATSCYVTDNADLIFIQKALDLILPKLAKVIQNLKEFALKYKDTPTLGFTHYQPAQLITIGKRACQWIQELVMDLEDIETVRERLQFRGAQGTTGSQATFLELFEGDADKIVELNKILCKKAGFPSTYPISTQTYTRKVDLRVANAVCAIGATAERIASDIRHLANLKEMEEPFEKSQIGSSAMAYKRNPMRSERIAALSRKLANLPVNFSNTFKAQWFERTLDDSAIRRMDIPEMFLLADSILLALDNVTNGLVVYPSVVRAHIDQELPFMATESILMKLAQHGVSRQDAHEEIRVLSHQASAVVKQEGGKNDLLERIKKSEFFKPVWGEIDGLVDPALFIGNCPRIVEDYCNGQVAEKLSRYQETLSKAETAQLSI